The nucleotide sequence TGATCATCGCCGCCGCGCTGACGCTCACGTCGCCGTTCACGCCGATGCTCTTCATGGGCGAGGAGTGGGCGGCTTCGACGCCGTGGCAGTTCTTCACGTCGCATCCCGAGCACGACCTCGGCGTCGCCACGGCGAAGGGCCGGATCGCCGAGTTCGCGAAGATGGGGTGGGACCCTGCCGTGGTGCCGGATCCCCAGGATCCTGCGACCTTCGAGCGCTCGAAGCTCGACTGGTCGGAGGTCTCGGAGGGCCGCCACGCCCGCGTGCTCGACGCCTACCGGCGCCTCACCGCCCTGCGGCGGTGCGAGCGCGACCTCACCGACCCGGTCATGACGGCGGTGTCCGTCGACTACTCGGAGAGCGACCGCTGGCTCGTGATGACGCGCGGGAGCCTGCGGGTTGCCGTGAACTTCGCCGACTCGCCCGCGACCCTCGACGTCGCAGCCTCCGAGGTGCTGTTCGCGAGCGAGGAGGGCATCGCCGCGGGCGAGAGCCTCACGCTGCCGCCGCACTCGGTCGCGGTGGTGCGCTGACGCCGGCGGCGCCGGGCTCCGACTAGCCGCGGCTCGTCGTGTAGCTGTCGTCGTACTCCTGCGGCGTGAGGGCGCCGATCGCGCGCATGATCTCGTCGGTGACCTCGCGCATCCTGCCCGCATCGACGTCGCCGTCGGCCTTCGCGAACGTGAGCGGCTCGCCGAAGACGATCGTCACGTCGGCGCGCTTCGCCCGCGTGAGGCCCTTCGTCGTCACGCGATCGCTGCCCTGGATCGCGAACGGCACCACGGGGGCGCCGGTGGCCAGCAGGAGCCGCGCCACACCCGTCCGGCCCCGGTGCAGCCGCCCGTCACGGCTCCTCGACCCCTCCGGATAGATGCCGATGGCCGCGCCCCGGGCGAGCGCCTCGACCCCCGCGTCGAGCGACGCCTTCGACGCCGAGCCGCCCGACCGGTCGATCGGGAGCTGGTGGATCGCGCGCAGGAACCACCCGAGGAGGCGCCCGAGCGCGCTCGTCTGCGACATGTAGTTGCTGCCGACGAGGTAGGTCATCGGCCGCGGCACGACGACGGGGACGAACACCGAGTCGATGAAGGCGATGTGGTTGCCGGCGAGGACGATGCCGCCGCGCTTCGGGATGTTGCTGAGCCCGCGCACCCGGATGCGGAAGAGCCCGAAGGCCGCGGGCCGGGCGACGAACAGGCGCAGGAACCAGTACATGCACCACAGCGTAGGGGGCTCGTGCACCCCCCGAAGACGGGCGCGCGGCCTGAGGAATCGTCAGACGACAATGGAGCAATCGCGGCCGCCCGGCTTCTGACCTGTCGGGCGTCCGCGATTGCCGTTCCCGGCCGTCGCCGATCGCGGCGTCGCTTCTCCCGGCTCGCTCCGAGGCGTCGCGGTACGGTGAAGGTCATGGACTTCCGCTACCTCGGCCGCTCCGGCCTGAAGATCTCCGAGATCACCTACGGCAACTGGCTGACGCACGCCTCGCAGGTCGAGAACGACCAGGCGACGGCCTGCGTGCACGCCGCCCTCGACTCCGGCATCACGACGTTCGACACGGCCGACGCCTACGCCAACACCGCCGCCGAGAAGGTGCTCGGCGACGCCCTGCGAGGTCAGCGCCGCGAGTCGCTCGAGATCTTCACGAAGGTGTACTGGCCGACCGGGCCGCGCGGCCACAACGACACCGGGCTCAGCCGCAAGCACATCCTCGAGTCGATCAACGGCTCGCTCACGCGGCTCGGCACGGACTACGTCGACCTCTACCAGGCGCACCGCTTCGACGTCGAGACTCCGCTCGAAGAGACGATGCAGGCCTTCGCCGACGTCGTCCGGCAGGGCAAGGCGCTCTACATCGGCGTCTCCGAGTGGACCGCCGACCAGATCCGCGAGGGTCACGCGCTCGCTCAGAAGATGGGCGTGCAGCTGATCTCGAACCAGCCGCAGTACTCGATGCTCTGGCGCGTCATCGAAGACGAGGTCGTGCCGGCGTCGAAGCAGTACGGCCTCTCCCAGATCGTCTGGTCGCCGATCGCGCAGGGCGTGCTCACCGGCAAGTACAAGCCCGGTCAGCCGCTGCCCGAGGGGTCCCGCGCCACCGACGAGAAGGGCGGCGCGAACACCATCCGCCGCTTCCTGAACGACGAGGTCCTCACCGCCGTCGCGGAGCTCGAGCCGATCGCAGCCGACCTCGGCCTCTCGATGGCGCAGCTCGCCGTCGCGTGGGTGCTGCAGAACGACAACGTCGCCTCCGCGATCATCGGCGCCTCGCGGCCCGAGCAGGTGCTCGACAACGTGAAGGCGTCGGGCGTGGTCCTGCCCCCGGAGGCCCTCGCCGCGATCGATCGGGCAGTGGGTGCGGTCGCCGAGCGGGACGCGGCCAAGACCGTGTCGCCGGAGGCGCGGCCCGCCTGATCCAGCGCCCAGGCTCGTCCTGTGCGTTCACGAAGAATTATTTCTTCGCGCGTCGGGAATACGGCAGGAATCGATACGATTGCATCCATCACCAGTCGGTGACGTGTCATCGATCGGTGACCACAAGCCAACCGTTCACATCATCCCCTCTTGAGGAGACAGCATGCCCATCACCACCGAAACCATCCCCGGCTACGTCGCGGGCACCTGGAACATCGATAGCGCCCACTCGGAGCTCACGTTCTCGGTTCGCCACCTCGCCATCTCGAAGGTCAAGGGCTCGTTCAGCACCTTCGACGTGACGCTCGTCACCGGCGACGCCATCGTCGACTCGAAGGTCACCGCCACCATCGACATCGCCTCGATCTCGACCGGCAACGCCGACCGCGACGGCCACCTCCACTCGGACGACTTCTTCAACACCGAGGCGCACCCCAAGGCCGTCTTCGAGTCGACCTCGATCACCGAGAAGGGCGACGACCTCGTCATCGACGGCAACCTCACCCTCAAGGGCGTGACCGAGCCCGTGCAGCTCGTCGCCGAGTTCGGTGGCATCACCACCGACGCCTACGGCCAGACCAAGGCCGGCTTCTCGGCCAAGGGCAAGATCGACCGCACCAAGTTCGGCGTCTCGTTCAACGCGTCGCTCGACAACGGCGGCGTCCTGCTCAGCAACGACATCGCGCTCGACTTCGAGATCCAGCTGGTGCTCGCCGCGGCGTAGTCCCGCCTCTGCCCCGCTTCACGGCGGCCGGACCCTCTCACGAGCGGTTCGGCCGCCGTTTCGCCGTTCAGGGGGTGTGCGTCTCCGGCTGCCGACCGCGCCGCGACCCCCGCACCGTCGCGCCCAGCCTGCCTGCTGCGAGGGCGAGCGCGGCGACACCGACGACGATCAACGCGGCGGCGACCACCGCGGGCGGCAGCGGGTGCGGCGCGAGAAGCGCGATCAGCTGCTCCTTCGTCATCACCACGCTTCGGCCCGCAGCGCGCGGCCCGAAGTCGTGCCAGCCGAAGAGAAGGTGCGTCTGTCGCCAGACCTCGAGCGCGACTCCGGCCGCCGTCGCCGCGGCTCCGCCGACGATCCAGGGCACCGGGCGCAGGATCCGCGAACGCCGCGCGGCCGAACGCCACCCCGCGACGAAGGCCAGCCCGGCGAACCCCGCCGCGACGAGCGCCACGCCCACGGGCGTCGCGTTCCACGCCGGCGTCGGGGTGAACGTCGTGTCGGACAGCGGGGCGTAGGCGAACCAGCCGTACGACTCGTGCGCCGACTGCCACTCGCCGACGCCGATCAGCACGCCGCCCGCGACGATCGCGGCGACGGCGGCGATCGGTGCGGCGCCGCGCAGCAGGCGGTGGCGTCGGTGCGGCGCGGCCGCGGCCCCCTCGGTCGTCATGCCGACAGCATCGCACACCGTCCGCCCCTCGCCGCATTTCGCGACCGCGGCGCGCGCTGCGCCCCGGAAAGCCTGCAACGGGTGGGGCGACGGGGCCGATTCGGTCGCGAAATGCGGCACGGGTGGCAGGGGGTGAGCGGGTCGGCACGCGTCCGCCGCGAGCGAACAGGCGGCGGGAAGACCGACCCGGTGGGCAGAGTTGGACTGAGCACACGGCCGAGAGGATCACCATGACCGACTGGATCTCCCTTCTGCGCACCGCGCACTCCGAGTTCACCGCTCGCATCGCGGCGGTCACCGACTGGGACGCCCCGACCCCCGACACCGAGTGGACCGTCCGCGACCTCGTGGCGCACGTCATCGACGATCAGCAGTGGGCGCCGCTGCTGCTCGCCGGGAGCACCACGGCCGAGGCCCGCCTCGCGATCTCCCCGCTCGGCGACGACCTGGCGCTCGCCTGGCGCGAGCACTCCCGCGCCGCGCAGCAGGCATTCGAGGCGGCCGACCTGACGACGACCGTGCAGCTCGAGTCCGACACGGTGACCGCCGACGAGTACCTCGCCGAGCTGGTGGGCGACATCACGATCCACACCTGGGATCTCGCCCGGGCCACGAACACGAGCGAAGACCTCGACGACCGCCTCGTCGACGCCGTGTGGGACGTCTTCGAGCCGCAGGCCGAGACCCTGCAGGCGAGCGGTCTCTACGCGGCCGCGGTGCCGGTCTCGGACGACGCGCCGCTCCGCATCCGGCTGCTCGCGCTCACCGGCCGCGACGCCGGCTGACCCGCGGTCAGCGACGCCGAGCGGGCGCGGGCACGTCGTCGACGATCCCGAGCCGCTCCCGCCGGGCGCGCGCGGCCATCGCGGCGGCGGGCTCCGCCCCGAGCACTCCCCCGATCCCCCGCAGCATCAGGGCGGCAGGAGCGCGCGTCGGCAGCTCGAACGATCCGATGTGGGGCCCGCGAAGCTCGAGCAGCGACCGGAACCTCGGCGACAGCGTGCCGACCGCCCCGTCGAAGATCAGCGGGTACCCCGCGCGCAGGATCGGGAACAGCGGCGGCCTGCGCAGGAAGTGCACGACCTCGTCCGTCCGGGACGTGCGCTCGAGCACCCCGGCGTCGTCGAACGCCGCCAGCTGGCTGTTCATCTCGGCGACGGATCGCGGCGGCTCCTGCACCCCCATCAGCTCGCCGGCGACGGCCCATTGGCGCACGTACGCATCGGCCCCGCCGGGGATCGGCGCGCCCCAGGCCAGAGCTGCGGCCAAGAACGAGTCGCAGAAGGCCATGTGCACCCACGAGAGCAGGTCCGGGTCGTTGGCCGCGTACCGGTGCGAGACCCCGTGCCGGTCGAGGTACGTGCCGGTGACCTTCTCGTGGAGGCGCAGCACCCACTGCGACGCCGCGGTGGCCTGCTCCTGCGACCCGTACGAGACGGTGAAGATCCAGCGGATCGTGCCGGCGAGGCGCCCGAGGGGGTCCTCCCGGTAGCGCGAGTGGTCGTGGACCCCGGCGAGCGCACCGGGGTGGAGGGCCTGCACGAGGAGGGCGCGCACACCCGCGGGGATCGTCGACATGCCTCCGTGGACGGCCCAGACGGCGCTGCCGGGGCCGAAGAAGCCCGGATCGTCGCCGTGTTCCAGCTCCTGCACCCAGTCGGGTGTGCCCGAGCGCTGTCCGTTGAAGGTGAACTGCAGCCGTGAGCGGAGGGGTTCGGTGAGGCCGGGCACGCTTCCATCAGAGCACCGCGACCTGGGAAGACGAAGCGCCCCGCCGATGGTCGAGACCGGCGGGGCACAGGATCGGCGAGAGTTACTCGCCCTGGGCGAGCTCCGCGACGGGCTGCCACTCGTTCCAGGTGGCGAGACGCGACTCGTAGTCCTTCGTCGCGACGCTCAGCGGCGTCGTGCCGAAGAAGACGCGCAGCGGCGGGTTCTCGGCGTCGACGACCTTGAGCACGGCGGCGGCCGACGCGGTCGGGTCGCCGCGCTTGGCGCTCGACATCTGCGCGGCGCGGGCGTCCCACATCGGCTTGTAGACGTCGATCTGCTCACTGTGCTTGGCCGACGGCCCGGCCCAGTCGGTGGCGAAGCCGCCGGGCTCGATGGTCGTCACGTGGATGCCGAAGGGCGCGACCTCCTGCGACAGCGACTGACCCATGGCCTCGAGGGCCCACTTCGACATGTGGTACGCGCCGATGCCGGGGAACGCCGTGATTCCGCCGATGCTCGACACGTTGATGACGTGGCCGGCGCCCTGTGCGCGCAGGATCGGCAGCGCCGCCTGGGTGACCCAGAGCGCCCCGAAGACGTTCGTCTCGAGCTGCTGCCGCACCTCCTGCTCGCTGAGCTCCTCGATGGTGCCGAAGTGGCCGTAGCCGGCGTTGTTGATGACGATGTCGAGCCGACCGAACTTCTCGTGCGCGGCCTTCACGGCGGCGAAGTCGGCGTCGCGGTCGTCGACGTCGAGCTGCAGGGGCAGGAACGTGTCGGGGTACTTCTCGGCGATGTCGTCGAGCGTGCTCACGGTGCGTGCGGTCGCCGCGACGCTGTCGCCGCGC is from Frondihabitans australicus and encodes:
- a CDS encoding lysophospholipid acyltransferase family protein, giving the protein MYWFLRLFVARPAAFGLFRIRVRGLSNIPKRGGIVLAGNHIAFIDSVFVPVVVPRPMTYLVGSNYMSQTSALGRLLGWFLRAIHQLPIDRSGGSASKASLDAGVEALARGAAIGIYPEGSRSRDGRLHRGRTGVARLLLATGAPVVPFAIQGSDRVTTKGLTRAKRADVTIVFGEPLTFAKADGDVDAGRMREVTDEIMRAIGALTPQEYDDSYTTSRG
- a CDS encoding aldo/keto reductase family protein, whose protein sequence is MDFRYLGRSGLKISEITYGNWLTHASQVENDQATACVHAALDSGITTFDTADAYANTAAEKVLGDALRGQRRESLEIFTKVYWPTGPRGHNDTGLSRKHILESINGSLTRLGTDYVDLYQAHRFDVETPLEETMQAFADVVRQGKALYIGVSEWTADQIREGHALAQKMGVQLISNQPQYSMLWRVIEDEVVPASKQYGLSQIVWSPIAQGVLTGKYKPGQPLPEGSRATDEKGGANTIRRFLNDEVLTAVAELEPIAADLGLSMAQLAVAWVLQNDNVASAIIGASRPEQVLDNVKASGVVLPPEALAAIDRAVGAVAERDAAKTVSPEARPA
- a CDS encoding YceI family protein gives rise to the protein MPITTETIPGYVAGTWNIDSAHSELTFSVRHLAISKVKGSFSTFDVTLVTGDAIVDSKVTATIDIASISTGNADRDGHLHSDDFFNTEAHPKAVFESTSITEKGDDLVIDGNLTLKGVTEPVQLVAEFGGITTDAYGQTKAGFSAKGKIDRTKFGVSFNASLDNGGVLLSNDIALDFEIQLVLAAA
- a CDS encoding TIGR03086 family metal-binding protein codes for the protein MTDWISLLRTAHSEFTARIAAVTDWDAPTPDTEWTVRDLVAHVIDDQQWAPLLLAGSTTAEARLAISPLGDDLALAWREHSRAAQQAFEAADLTTTVQLESDTVTADEYLAELVGDITIHTWDLARATNTSEDLDDRLVDAVWDVFEPQAETLQASGLYAAAVPVSDDAPLRIRLLALTGRDAG
- a CDS encoding oxygenase MpaB family protein encodes the protein MPGLTEPLRSRLQFTFNGQRSGTPDWVQELEHGDDPGFFGPGSAVWAVHGGMSTIPAGVRALLVQALHPGALAGVHDHSRYREDPLGRLAGTIRWIFTVSYGSQEQATAASQWVLRLHEKVTGTYLDRHGVSHRYAANDPDLLSWVHMAFCDSFLAAALAWGAPIPGGADAYVRQWAVAGELMGVQEPPRSVAEMNSQLAAFDDAGVLERTSRTDEVVHFLRRPPLFPILRAGYPLIFDGAVGTLSPRFRSLLELRGPHIGSFELPTRAPAALMLRGIGGVLGAEPAAAMAARARRERLGIVDDVPAPARRR
- a CDS encoding SDR family oxidoreductase, with protein sequence MSKVWFITGASRGFGREWSLAALERGDSVAATARTVSTLDDIAEKYPDTFLPLQLDVDDRDADFAAVKAAHEKFGRLDIVINNAGYGHFGTIEELSEQEVRQQLETNVFGALWVTQAALPILRAQGAGHVINVSSIGGITAFPGIGAYHMSKWALEAMGQSLSQEVAPFGIHVTTIEPGGFATDWAGPSAKHSEQIDVYKPMWDARAAQMSSAKRGDPTASAAAVLKVVDAENPPLRVFFGTTPLSVATKDYESRLATWNEWQPVAELAQGE